One window of the Fundidesulfovibrio soli genome contains the following:
- the atpB gene encoding F0F1 ATP synthase subunit A encodes MAGGLEHPVLFLEMAAKGAGLNIPNEVLFAWLAMALLITLGLITSSRLQMVPGGLQNFFEYMIGGLENFTVETMGEDGRRVFPVLAGIFMFILTCNFMGLVPGFDSATNAINTNAAMAVFVFVYYNYWGIRNWGPGYIKHFMGPMPALAPMMLILEFMSHLARPLSLTLRLFGNVRGEELVLMLLFMLAPIAATLPIYFLFTLADFIQAFVFFMLTLIYLKGAFEHAH; translated from the coding sequence ATGGCTGGCGGATTGGAACATCCGGTATTGTTTTTGGAAATGGCGGCCAAAGGTGCGGGGCTGAACATCCCCAACGAGGTTCTCTTCGCCTGGTTGGCCATGGCCTTGCTCATCACCCTGGGCCTTATCACTTCTTCCAGGCTGCAGATGGTGCCCGGCGGGCTTCAGAACTTCTTCGAGTACATGATCGGAGGGCTGGAAAACTTCACCGTGGAGACCATGGGTGAAGACGGCCGCCGCGTATTCCCGGTTCTGGCCGGCATCTTCATGTTCATCCTGACCTGTAACTTCATGGGCCTGGTCCCGGGCTTCGACTCGGCCACCAACGCCATCAACACCAACGCGGCCATGGCCGTGTTCGTGTTCGTCTACTACAACTACTGGGGCATCAGGAACTGGGGCCCCGGCTACATCAAGCACTTCATGGGCCCCATGCCCGCGCTGGCTCCCATGATGCTCATCCTCGAATTCATGAGCCACCTGGCCAGGCCGCTGTCGCTCACCCTGCGACTCTTCGGCAACGTCCGCGGCGAAGAACTGGTTCTGATGCTGCTGTTCATGCTGGCGCCCATCGCCGCCACGCTGCCCATCTACTTCCTGTTCACGCTTGCCGACTTCATCCAGGCCTTCGTGTTCTTCATGCTGACCCTGATCTACCTGAAGGGAGCTTTCGAACACGCCCACTAA
- a CDS encoding adenosylcobinamide-GDP ribazoletransferase has translation MSLGLFGASLSFLTRLGRPRILAEGEFARTLPWFPVVGLAVGLPAAAPGALGLFAGYPLILGWLAVGLSLWLTRGLHADGLADVADAWGSGAVGERFWNIMKDSRAGPFGVLGLLMGLGGQVLAFGELARQGRFGAIAWCFVLGRALSVLALAANRNRVRPGLASLFAPGATTAVAGCVAAQALAAGLLLDGWRTVLIAAPLCGVLLWRMSALSRKQCGFNGDFMGAAIVAGELLGALAALV, from the coding sequence GTGAGCCTGGGACTCTTCGGGGCCAGCCTCTCCTTCCTGACGCGCCTGGGCAGACCGCGCATCCTGGCCGAAGGCGAGTTCGCGCGCACCCTGCCCTGGTTCCCTGTCGTAGGGCTTGCGGTCGGGCTGCCGGCCGCCGCTCCCGGCGCGCTCGGGCTGTTCGCCGGGTACCCCTTGATCCTGGGCTGGCTGGCCGTGGGTTTGAGCCTCTGGCTCACGCGCGGCCTGCACGCTGACGGCCTGGCCGACGTGGCCGACGCCTGGGGCAGCGGGGCTGTGGGCGAACGCTTCTGGAACATCATGAAAGACAGCCGCGCCGGCCCCTTCGGGGTGCTGGGGCTGCTGATGGGCCTGGGCGGGCAGGTGCTGGCCTTCGGGGAACTGGCCCGGCAGGGACGGTTCGGGGCCATCGCCTGGTGCTTCGTGCTGGGCCGGGCGTTGTCAGTGCTCGCCCTGGCCGCGAACCGGAACCGGGTGCGGCCCGGATTGGCGTCGCTGTTCGCTCCCGGGGCCACGACCGCCGTCGCCGGGTGCGTTGCGGCCCAGGCCCTGGCGGCTGGGCTGCTGCTGGACGGCTGGCGCACTGTGCTGATCGCCGCCCCGCTCTGCGGCGTGCTGCTCTGGAGGATGAGCGCGCTTTCCCGCAAGCAGTGCGGGTTCAACGGGGATTTCATGGGCGCGGCCATCGTGGCTGGGGAACTGTTGGGGGCGCTGGCCGCGCTGGTTTGA
- a CDS encoding SAM hydrolase/SAM-dependent halogenase family protein → MHRHVALLTDFGLEDPYVGQMKGALAMHGPCVPVVDLCHHVAPYNTLQAGFILRASYAHFPPGTVFVNVVDPGVGGDRRIVILEALDRFFLAPDNGLLTMMLDASPSCRAHSVDMSHFPRASCTFHGRDIFAPLAVRLALGAAPDVLAQAIDPAGLVRLDNAQAKATPYGAMAHVAHVDRFGNCLLNMDIATWEEKLASTRTLRMGNGPAFRLATTYASLNPGEVGFIAGSQGVMELAMGQASAAERLNLSLGDTLNLHFDSGGIS, encoded by the coding sequence ATGCACCGTCACGTCGCGCTGCTGACCGACTTCGGCCTGGAAGACCCCTACGTGGGCCAGATGAAGGGTGCGCTGGCCATGCACGGGCCGTGCGTGCCCGTGGTGGACCTGTGCCACCACGTCGCCCCCTACAACACGCTCCAGGCCGGTTTCATCCTGAGGGCCAGCTACGCCCACTTCCCGCCCGGCACCGTGTTCGTGAACGTGGTGGACCCTGGTGTGGGCGGTGACCGGCGCATCGTCATCCTGGAAGCCCTTGACCGCTTCTTCCTGGCACCGGACAATGGCCTGCTGACCATGATGCTGGATGCATCGCCGTCATGCCGCGCCCACTCGGTGGACATGTCGCATTTCCCGCGCGCCTCCTGCACCTTCCACGGCCGCGACATCTTCGCCCCCCTGGCCGTTCGGCTGGCCCTTGGGGCGGCCCCGGACGTGCTGGCCCAGGCCATCGACCCGGCGGGCCTCGTCCGGCTGGACAACGCGCAGGCCAAGGCCACGCCTTACGGGGCGATGGCCCACGTGGCCCATGTGGACCGCTTCGGCAACTGCCTGCTGAACATGGACATCGCCACATGGGAAGAGAAGCTCGCATCCACCAGGACGCTGCGCATGGGGAACGGTCCGGCCTTCAGGCTGGCCACAACCTACGCATCGCTCAATCCCGGAGAGGTGGGCTTCATCGCCGGGAGCCAGGGGGTCATGGAGCTGGCCATGGGGCAGGCCAGCGCGGCCGAACGCCTGAACCTGAGCTTGGGCGACACCCTGAACCTCCATTTCGATTCCGGCGGGATATCGTGA
- a CDS encoding redox-sensing transcriptional repressor Rex, whose amino-acid sequence MKSEHIPRATIQRLALYVQVLETFRREGSEVVSSETLAKACNVNPSQIRKDLAYFGEFGVRGVGYFVQDLISSIKQALGVDRVWKAALVGVGNLGKALLRHQDFPRRGFHIVGAFDCDPFKIGEEVSGLEVICSRRLKEKVEELDIEIGLITTPPERAQRAANYLADAGVRGIINFAPARLTLPDDIHVEYVDFFHHLYAVAFNLTLDKAEKE is encoded by the coding sequence GTGAAGAGCGAACACATACCGCGCGCCACAATCCAGCGACTGGCCCTCTACGTCCAGGTGCTGGAGACCTTCCGCCGGGAGGGATCGGAGGTCGTCTCCTCCGAGACCCTGGCCAAGGCGTGCAACGTGAACCCTTCCCAGATTCGCAAGGATCTCGCCTACTTCGGCGAGTTCGGCGTCCGCGGGGTGGGCTATTTCGTCCAGGATCTCATCTCCTCCATCAAGCAGGCCCTGGGCGTTGACCGGGTCTGGAAGGCCGCCCTGGTGGGCGTGGGCAACCTGGGCAAGGCCCTCTTGCGCCATCAGGACTTCCCGCGCAGGGGCTTCCACATCGTGGGCGCCTTCGACTGTGACCCCTTCAAGATCGGCGAGGAGGTCTCCGGGCTGGAGGTCATCTGCTCCAGACGGCTCAAGGAGAAGGTTGAGGAGCTCGACATCGAGATCGGGCTGATCACCACCCCGCCCGAGCGCGCCCAGCGCGCCGCAAACTACCTGGCGGACGCGGGCGTTCGGGGCATCATCAACTTCGCTCCGGCCCGCCTGACCCTGCCCGATGACATCCACGTGGAATACGTCGATTTCTTCCACCACCTCTACGCCGTGGCCTTCAACCTGACCCTGGACAAGGCCGAAAAAGAATAG
- the atpE gene encoding ATP synthase F0 subunit C, giving the protein MRKVLFTALNTVALLGLASLSFAADGSAVGAMSAWGAAVGMGLAALGCGIGQGIGVKGACEGMARNPEIGGKLTTTLILGLAFIESLAIYALVVCLLLMFVKPFGA; this is encoded by the coding sequence ATGCGTAAGGTTCTTTTCACCGCTCTGAACACCGTCGCCCTGCTGGGCCTGGCCTCCCTGTCCTTCGCCGCTGACGGCTCCGCCGTTGGCGCCATGTCCGCCTGGGGCGCCGCCGTCGGCATGGGCCTGGCCGCTCTGGGCTGCGGCATCGGTCAGGGCATCGGCGTGAAGGGCGCTTGCGAAGGCATGGCCCGCAACCCCGAGATCGGCGGCAAGCTGACCACCACCCTGATTCTGGGCCTGGCCTTCATCGAATCCCTGGCCATTTACGCCCTGGTCGTCTGCCTGCTGCTCATGTTCGTTAAGCCCTTCGGCGCTTAA
- a CDS encoding ATP synthase subunit I, with product MRERLDSLLERAGFHHAEGRELVRMQIAIATGLSLAAVSISELSDWGWAFMGGAALITVNFWWLVKYAQNVMSNAAGAAGGAFFRFFVRLGVTGAGLYAMIVEAGWPVWAIVAGTITVMVTILVWGARKRARSNSAKEA from the coding sequence ATGCGTGAGCGCCTCGATTCTCTTCTGGAGCGGGCCGGGTTCCACCACGCGGAAGGCCGCGAACTGGTGCGGATGCAGATCGCCATTGCCACGGGGCTGAGCCTCGCGGCGGTGTCCATCTCCGAGCTGTCGGACTGGGGATGGGCCTTCATGGGCGGTGCGGCGCTCATCACGGTGAACTTCTGGTGGCTGGTCAAGTACGCCCAGAACGTGATGAGCAACGCGGCGGGAGCCGCGGGCGGAGCGTTCTTCAGGTTTTTCGTGCGCCTCGGCGTCACCGGGGCGGGGCTTTATGCGATGATCGTCGAGGCGGGGTGGCCTGTGTGGGCCATCGTGGCGGGGACGATCACTGTGATGGTGACCATTCTGGTGTGGGGGGCCCGTAAAAGGGCCAGGTCTAACAGCGCGAAGGAGGCCTAG